Proteins from one Pseudomonadota bacterium genomic window:
- a CDS encoding rod-binding protein produces the protein MKVGTLFLTIILFSSHAGAGSFEQLNRQTSQIDDDNKIHEEAVELESVLISKMIEPMFPDGKESGLYGGGHGSDIFRQMMIDEYAKTLATTNGLGLAESIERDLKK, from the coding sequence ATGAAAGTCGGAACACTGTTTTTAACAATAATACTGTTTTCATCACATGCCGGTGCAGGCTCTTTTGAGCAACTGAACCGTCAAACCTCGCAAATTGACGATGACAACAAGATACATGAAGAAGCGGTGGAATTAGAATCGGTTTTAATATCTAAAATGATAGAACCTATGTTCCCTGACGGCAAAGAAAGCGGATTATATGGCGGAGGGCATGGCTCGGATATCTTCAGGCAAATGATGATTGATGAATACGCAAAAACACTTGCAACAACAAACGGCTTAGGGCTGGCAGAAAGCATTGAAAGAGATTTAAAAAAATAA
- the flgK gene encoding flagellar hook-associated protein FlgK, giving the protein MTTLSNALSASLSSLKTVQESISVAANNVANVNTPGYVRQTVNQQSIVTDGVGQGVQVVSITANVDEQLLKSLRAQFSELGYANALNGYYDTAQTLLGKPSDDNSLSSSIDKFLADFQILSDTPQTASLQLAAVNSAVDLTNKISQTARDLHNLQVSADAQIKAEVNQVNSIILSLHDTNVQIINFPEGTAGRLEIEQEREVLLRQLSEYVNVSANVNSDGKLTVLTGSGLSLLETSGPYQLSHIAVPSRDNFVNGTPRSAITISPLNNNGTLGEPVDLVTSGIGSSVTTSLTSGSIKGLVEIRELELPKIIEQLDNLALELTKQVNAITNNGSSFPPPSSLTGTTSIASTTSVGFSGSVMIAVLDSDGTPPTSPYSDEVNLRPLTLDLGSLDSGSGAGQPDLQTIVDEINYYYGPPQPRAEVGNLRDITLAAVSTDIADGGTAQFDLQLDNISTENATVVINSITVIDPIDFSQTYNAATLPSPNSYVVNPGDRERTGIPFTVDFGGDDNRASYTVRVQVQVTDASGNVSVADIDYTVNDNVTAVKNDRYPPAAVTNVSGTSTLHAAPSSQGFLTASIVDANGVTVSAGTSGFLKLTTNPNSSYGVVMSELNSQEVGLPSTPSSSVTNKGFSDYFGMNNFFEPHGTTGGSALNMSVRSDIVSNPSKLQRASLILSNQPSDPNTAVYTYEIGSGDNAILSSIASLNDVDVSFASAGTLPNITTTLTGYSADIIGYTSTISVRFYNVQQIEALGLEGLNDLLFKQAGVNTDDELARIIELENNYKASAQIISTIQELFRALQQAF; this is encoded by the coding sequence ATGACAACTTTATCAAACGCATTATCCGCATCACTTAGTAGCCTTAAAACAGTGCAGGAAAGTATATCTGTGGCTGCAAATAACGTTGCAAATGTTAACACACCCGGATATGTAAGGCAAACGGTTAACCAGCAATCAATAGTAACTGACGGCGTAGGTCAGGGCGTACAGGTAGTTTCTATCACGGCTAATGTCGATGAGCAGTTGTTAAAGTCGTTACGGGCACAATTTTCCGAATTAGGTTATGCAAACGCCTTAAACGGTTACTACGATACGGCACAGACACTACTTGGAAAACCAAGTGACGATAACAGCCTAAGTAGCTCTATAGACAAGTTTCTTGCCGACTTCCAAATACTCAGTGACACCCCTCAAACAGCATCATTGCAGTTAGCTGCGGTCAATAGTGCGGTTGATTTGACAAATAAAATTTCCCAAACGGCTAGAGATCTGCATAACTTACAGGTTAGTGCCGATGCACAGATAAAAGCCGAGGTAAATCAGGTAAACAGCATTATTCTGAGTCTGCATGATACGAACGTTCAAATAATAAATTTCCCTGAAGGGACGGCAGGACGGCTTGAAATAGAGCAGGAAAGAGAGGTGTTGCTAAGGCAGCTTTCCGAATATGTAAATGTAAGTGCAAATGTTAATAGCGACGGCAAATTAACAGTCTTAACGGGAAGCGGATTATCATTGCTCGAAACATCAGGACCATATCAACTATCTCACATTGCAGTTCCTTCAAGGGATAACTTTGTAAACGGCACGCCAAGGTCTGCTATTACCATATCACCTTTAAACAATAACGGCACTTTAGGTGAGCCGGTCGATCTGGTTACATCGGGCATAGGTTCTTCCGTTACCACAAGTCTTACATCAGGCTCAATAAAAGGTCTGGTTGAAATAAGGGAGCTTGAGTTGCCTAAAATTATAGAACAACTTGATAATCTTGCTTTAGAACTGACAAAACAGGTGAATGCTATTACAAATAACGGATCAAGCTTCCCTCCCCCCTCATCATTGACAGGTACGACCTCTATTGCCTCAACAACTTCCGTAGGCTTTTCAGGTAGCGTAATGATAGCAGTTCTTGACAGTGACGGAACGCCTCCGACAAGTCCTTATTCCGATGAAGTAAACCTACGACCACTCACACTGGACTTGGGAAGCCTTGATAGCGGAAGTGGAGCAGGGCAACCGGACTTACAAACTATCGTAGATGAAATAAACTATTATTACGGCCCTCCTCAACCGCGTGCGGAAGTGGGCAATCTGCGTGACATAACATTAGCTGCCGTATCAACTGATATTGCAGACGGAGGAACGGCACAATTCGACCTTCAGCTTGATAATATTTCAACCGAAAATGCCACAGTGGTTATAAACTCCATTACCGTTATTGACCCTATTGACTTCAGCCAGACATATAATGCGGCAACATTACCAAGTCCTAATAGCTATGTTGTTAATCCGGGCGACAGGGAGCGGACAGGCATACCTTTTACGGTAGATTTTGGCGGTGACGATAACAGGGCATCTTATACTGTACGTGTGCAGGTACAGGTTACCGATGCATCGGGTAATGTGTCGGTTGCAGATATTGATTACACCGTAAACGATAACGTAACGGCGGTAAAAAATGACAGATATCCGCCTGCTGCGGTAACTAACGTTTCGGGAACAAGTACCCTTCATGCAGCACCTTCATCACAAGGCTTTTTAACAGCAAGTATTGTTGATGCCAACGGTGTAACGGTATCAGCCGGAACTTCCGGGTTTTTAAAATTAACCACTAATCCCAATTCAAGTTACGGCGTGGTAATGAGTGAGCTTAACAGTCAGGAAGTAGGGCTGCCTTCGACTCCGTCTAGTAGCGTTACTAATAAAGGTTTTTCCGATTATTTCGGAATGAATAATTTTTTCGAACCACATGGTACAACAGGTGGAAGTGCATTAAACATGTCGGTTAGAAGTGATATTGTAAGCAACCCGAGTAAACTTCAAAGGGCGTCTTTGATACTTTCAAACCAGCCTTCAGACCCTAATACTGCTGTTTATACATATGAGATAGGAAGCGGTGACAACGCCATACTTTCAAGCATAGCCTCATTAAACGATGTAGATGTTTCATTTGCCTCAGCAGGAACCCTGCCTAATATAACAACCACATTAACAGGATATAGTGCCGATATTATAGGTTACACCTCTACGATATCGGTAAGGTTTTATAACGTACAACAAATCGAAGCACTAGGTCTTGAAGGTCTAAACGACCTGTTGTTCAAACAGGCTGGAGTAAATACCGATGATGAACTGGCAAGGATAATCGAATTAGAGAATAACTATAAGGCATCGGCTCAAATCATCAGCACAATACAGGAACTATTTAGAGCCTTACAGCAAGCGTTCTAA
- a CDS encoding flagellar assembly protein FliW has translation MRTSTEDNLKSNPKVLSSSSDKIDSKNLITIKSRFGKIEVDKSKQISFKHGVLGIPRAVTFCLTKLPTITSDQFKLLQCLEDDELSFIVVPAQYDNRLIESQDLDEACKVLDIKTDKLLLLFIVTIQENGAKREISVNAKAPVLVDVESKTAHQYVLQNPSYKIQHKIS, from the coding sequence ATGAGAACTTCAACAGAAGACAATTTAAAATCCAATCCAAAAGTTTTATCGTCATCGTCCGATAAAATTGATAGCAAGAATCTGATTACTATCAAGAGCCGTTTCGGTAAGATTGAAGTTGATAAATCAAAACAAATATCTTTCAAACATGGTGTTCTGGGGATTCCAAGAGCCGTTACATTTTGTCTTACAAAATTACCGACTATAACATCAGACCAGTTTAAATTATTACAATGCCTTGAAGATGACGAGCTGTCGTTCATAGTTGTTCCGGCACAATACGACAACAGGCTTATAGAAAGTCAGGATTTAGATGAAGCATGCAAAGTTCTGGATATAAAAACCGATAAATTGTTATTACTATTTATCGTTACTATTCAAGAAAATGGAGCAAAAAGAGAAATTTCAGTTAATGCTAAAGCTCCTGTATTGGTTGATGTTGAAAGCAAAACGGCACACCAGTATGTTCTTCAGAATCCTTCGTATAAAATTCAACACAAAATTTCTTAA
- a CDS encoding DegT/DnrJ/EryC1/StrS family aminotransferase: protein MFIKKKIPVSKTNLPHHSDIYPYLQDIKNDDSTYGRRPLVDHLKTRFQELFGTEKGMVAITSNAVYALANTLKALNVPANSYCLMPSWCSPSIPYAATYAGLTPYFIDVDDDTWTLDVKNTVESLMYIKQEIGAVIVPSSIGETINTKEWDKFTEETGVPVIIGASNSFDNVTSQSKSVISDTPIVIGFNHNSLLCFGEGAVIVSKNKKLIEKIDNISTFGLGDELYKIYIGTNGIMTEYNAAACHAALDSWDSTRAKWNTINNYYIETFIETTLQHRLSFEYLSSTCNIYLLANNADSTIDYLKSKGIEARKWTGNGCHNMKEFQNAPKTSLPVTDNLISSVIGLPYYLGITKKEIELIVRTLSSNVYGKKIHLRNA from the coding sequence ATGTTTATTAAGAAAAAAATACCTGTTTCTAAAACAAACCTTCCACATCACAGTGACATATACCCGTACTTACAAGATATAAAAAATGATGATTCCACATACGGTAGAAGACCTTTAGTCGATCACCTGAAAACCAGATTTCAGGAGTTGTTCGGAACCGAAAAAGGTATGGTCGCCATAACATCAAATGCGGTCTATGCTCTAGCCAATACCTTAAAAGCATTAAATGTCCCGGCAAACAGCTATTGTCTTATGCCTTCATGGTGTTCCCCTTCAATACCTTATGCGGCAACTTACGCAGGTTTAACGCCGTATTTTATTGATGTTGACGACGACACATGGACACTTGATGTTAAAAATACCGTTGAAAGCTTAATGTATATAAAGCAGGAAATAGGTGCCGTTATAGTTCCGTCTTCGATAGGAGAAACCATAAATACAAAAGAATGGGATAAATTTACCGAAGAAACAGGCGTACCTGTTATAATCGGTGCGTCAAATTCATTTGATAACGTTACATCACAATCAAAATCGGTAATATCCGATACACCTATCGTTATAGGGTTTAATCATAATAGTTTACTATGTTTTGGTGAAGGAGCCGTTATTGTATCCAAAAACAAGAAACTGATAGAAAAAATAGATAATATATCCACATTCGGTCTTGGTGACGAACTTTACAAAATATATATAGGCACAAACGGGATTATGACCGAATATAATGCGGCAGCGTGCCACGCTGCCCTTGATTCATGGGATTCAACAAGGGCAAAATGGAACACTATCAATAATTATTACATCGAAACTTTCATTGAAACAACATTGCAACACCGGCTTTCATTTGAGTACTTATCATCAACGTGCAATATATATTTGCTGGCAAATAACGCAGATAGCACTATTGATTACCTCAAGTCAAAAGGTATTGAAGCCCGAAAATGGACGGGCAACGGCTGTCATAATATGAAAGAATTTCAAAATGCACCGAAAACAAGCCTTCCTGTGACAGATAATCTTATATCCTCCGTCATAGGATTGCCTTATTATCTCGGCATAACAAAGAAAGAAATAGAACTTATTGTTAGAACACTTAGCAGTAATGTCTACGGGAAAAAAATTCACCTTAGAAATGCTTAG
- the fmt gene encoding methionyl-tRNA formyltransferase, whose amino-acid sequence MKLIFMGTPDFSVPALEALINDGHEILAVYTQPPRPAGRGHKERKSPVHITAEKYNITVRTPKSLKNEAEQNIFADTNADMAVVVAYGLILPKAVLDSCPCINIHASILPRWRGAAPIQRAILAADSETGVTIMQMDEGLDTGDMLIWDKVKITDDMTAGKLHDVLSEMGADLIVKYIKQKDTIVAVKQEGQATYAAKINKNEASLNCSENVADFSARVRAFCPFPGAFFIYRNEKFKVLEASFKITSHNYEFGKIIDDKPTIAIKDGFFNPAVIQRQGKKPMPINQFVRGFKFVVGDVIT is encoded by the coding sequence ATGAAGCTAATATTTATGGGAACCCCTGATTTTTCAGTTCCTGCCCTTGAAGCATTAATAAATGACGGGCATGAGATATTAGCAGTATATACACAGCCTCCAAGACCGGCAGGCAGAGGTCATAAAGAGCGAAAATCTCCGGTTCACATAACGGCTGAAAAATATAATATTACCGTTCGCACCCCTAAATCATTAAAAAATGAGGCTGAGCAGAATATATTTGCCGATACAAATGCCGATATGGCTGTAGTTGTTGCATATGGGTTAATACTGCCTAAGGCAGTGCTAGATAGCTGTCCGTGTATAAATATTCATGCATCTATTTTGCCCAGATGGCGTGGTGCAGCTCCGATACAGAGAGCCATACTTGCCGCAGATAGCGAAACGGGCGTTACTATTATGCAGATGGACGAGGGATTGGATACCGGTGATATGCTGATTTGGGATAAAGTGAAAATAACCGACGATATGACGGCAGGCAAATTACATGATGTTTTGAGCGAAATGGGGGCTGACCTTATCGTAAAATATATTAAACAAAAAGATACGATAGTAGCTGTAAAACAAGAAGGTCAAGCTACATATGCCGCAAAAATAAATAAAAATGAAGCTTCGCTGAATTGTAGCGAAAACGTTGCTGATTTTTCTGCGAGAGTTAGGGCTTTTTGCCCTTTTCCCGGAGCATTTTTTATTTATAGAAATGAGAAATTTAAGGTATTAGAGGCATCTTTTAAAATAACCTCCCACAATTATGAGTTTGGAAAAATAATTGATGATAAGCCGACTATAGCAATAAAAGACGGTTTTTTTAACCCCGCAGTTATACAGCGACAAGGCAAAAAACCTATGCCTATCAATCAGTTTGTAAGAGGTTTTAAGTTTGTTGTAGGCGATGTTATAACGTGA
- the def gene encoding peptide deformylase, whose product MTVLPLVIAPDPRLAVCSEPVHEVTDELRKFMDDMVETMHACDGIGLAAVQVGVHKRILVMDLSESHKRYENAGEKIGNVDLSKPIYMVNPEIIEESEEENIYEEGCLSFPEQRALVTRPKVVKVKYLGYEGKEQIMECDELLATCVQHEIDHLNGVVFIDHVSKMKRDFIMRKVKKVKKLIINNDG is encoded by the coding sequence ATGACTGTTCTACCACTTGTTATAGCACCTGATCCCAGATTGGCAGTTTGTTCGGAGCCGGTACATGAAGTTACCGATGAGCTACGCAAATTCATGGATGATATGGTTGAAACCATGCACGCATGTGATGGTATAGGCTTGGCTGCGGTTCAGGTTGGGGTGCATAAGCGTATTTTAGTAATGGACTTAAGCGAAAGCCATAAAAGATATGAAAATGCGGGAGAAAAAATCGGTAACGTTGACTTGTCAAAGCCTATTTATATGGTTAATCCTGAGATAATAGAAGAGTCTGAAGAAGAGAATATATATGAGGAAGGCTGCCTTTCCTTTCCTGAGCAACGTGCTTTAGTCACCAGACCAAAGGTAGTTAAAGTTAAATACCTTGGTTATGAAGGTAAAGAGCAAATAATGGAATGTGACGAGCTTCTTGCTACATGCGTTCAACATGAAATCGACCATTTAAATGGTGTTGTATTTATCGACCATGTATCTAAGATGAAACGTGATTTTATCATGCGTAAAGTAAAAAAAGTGAAAAAACTGATAATAAACAATGATGGCTAG
- the mtaB gene encoding tRNA (N(6)-L-threonylcarbamoyladenosine(37)-C(2))-methylthiotransferase MtaB, with protein MKQEVVTFGCRLNAYESEVIKSNLLVAGLDDVIVFNTCSVTKEAERQARQSIRRARRNNPNAKIIVTGCAAQISPEKFSKMEEVDKILGNEEKLHAHNYNFGEKISVNDIMSVKETASHFVGSIEGKARAFVQVQNGCNHRCTFCIIPYGRGNSRSVPIGEIVKQVRQLVESGYNEVVITGVDITDYGKDLPGQPTLGQMLRRLLALVPNLPRLRLSSVDVAELDDDIYGLIEKEPRLMPHFHISLQAGDDMILKRMKRRHKRQDVVDFTEKVRRLRPDSAFGADIIAGFPTETDEMFENTLNLISEAGLQYLHIFPYSEREGTPAAKMPQVAKDIRKERAAKLREAGEKELIKHLQKNIGKTLKAVVEKDMIARAEDFSEISINKELEIGTIVDVNITRLDGNRLFGNL; from the coding sequence ATGAAACAGGAAGTAGTAACGTTCGGGTGCAGATTAAACGCTTATGAAAGCGAAGTTATAAAAAGCAACCTTCTGGTTGCAGGGCTTGATGATGTTATCGTCTTCAATACATGTTCGGTTACAAAAGAGGCTGAAAGGCAGGCAAGGCAGTCTATAAGAAGGGCGAGGCGTAATAACCCGAATGCTAAAATCATTGTTACAGGTTGTGCTGCACAAATTTCTCCTGAAAAATTCTCCAAAATGGAGGAGGTTGATAAAATCCTTGGCAATGAAGAAAAACTGCACGCCCATAACTACAACTTCGGTGAGAAGATATCGGTAAACGACATTATGTCGGTCAAAGAAACCGCATCTCATTTTGTAGGCTCAATAGAGGGGAAGGCTAGGGCGTTTGTTCAGGTGCAAAACGGGTGTAATCACAGATGTACTTTTTGTATCATTCCTTATGGAAGGGGAAACAGCCGCTCGGTTCCAATCGGCGAGATAGTAAAGCAGGTAAGGCAACTGGTAGAGTCTGGTTATAATGAAGTGGTTATAACGGGGGTTGATATAACCGATTACGGCAAGGATTTACCGGGACAGCCTACATTAGGACAAATGCTAAGAAGATTGCTTGCGTTAGTTCCAAACTTGCCCAGATTACGCCTTTCATCTGTAGATGTGGCGGAATTAGATGATGATATATACGGACTTATTGAAAAAGAGCCAAGATTAATGCCGCATTTCCATATATCTTTGCAGGCAGGCGATGATATGATTCTAAAGCGTATGAAAAGAAGGCATAAAAGACAAGATGTAGTAGATTTTACTGAAAAAGTCAGAAGGTTAAGACCCGATTCGGCTTTTGGTGCGGATATTATTGCAGGGTTCCCCACTGAAACTGATGAAATGTTTGAAAATACGTTAAATTTGATAAGCGAAGCCGGATTGCAGTATTTACATATTTTCCCGTATTCGGAAAGGGAGGGGACTCCTGCCGCAAAAATGCCGCAAGTGGCAAAGGATATAAGGAAAGAAAGAGCCGCCAAACTTAGGGAGGCAGGAGAAAAAGAACTAATAAAGCATCTGCAAAAAAATATAGGAAAAACGCTCAAAGCCGTCGTTGAAAAAGACATGATAGCAAGGGCTGAAGATTTTAGTGAAATATCAATTAATAAAGAGCTTGAAATAGGTACTATTGTTGATGTCAATATAACAAGGCTTGATGGAAACAGGCTATTTGGTAACTTGTAG
- the dapF gene encoding diaminopimelate epimerase yields the protein MENIPFLKMHGLGNDFVIIDGREKNYSFTSDEVQKICDRHTGVGCDQFVVIEDSEKADCLVNFYNADGSKSGACGNATRCVAWIIIKENNRENVSIETAGGILNCEKRGFELVSVDMGIAKTAWQDIPLSKDVDTLHLPLSSGQLKDGVAVSMGNPHAVFFVENVDSVDLQNSGAKLEVNELFPQRANISAAQIISNKQIKLQVWERGAGETKACGTGACAAVVAANLRGLVEQDVEVNLPGGDLQISYINGRVNMTGAVATVFKGILL from the coding sequence ATGGAAAATATACCTTTTTTAAAAATGCACGGTTTGGGCAATGATTTTGTCATTATTGACGGTCGTGAGAAAAATTATTCTTTTACAAGTGATGAAGTCCAAAAAATATGTGACCGTCATACGGGTGTAGGCTGTGACCAGTTTGTTGTAATAGAAGACTCTGAAAAAGCTGATTGTTTGGTAAATTTTTATAATGCTGACGGCAGTAAGTCGGGTGCGTGCGGTAATGCTACAAGATGTGTTGCGTGGATAATAATAAAAGAAAATAATAGAGAAAACGTTTCTATAGAAACAGCCGGAGGGATTTTAAACTGCGAAAAAAGAGGTTTTGAGCTGGTTTCTGTGGATATGGGAATCGCAAAAACTGCCTGGCAGGATATACCGTTGTCGAAAGATGTTGATACTTTGCATCTTCCCTTGAGTTCTGGGCAATTAAAAGACGGCGTTGCCGTCAGTATGGGCAATCCGCATGCGGTGTTTTTTGTAGAAAATGTTGATAGTGTTGATTTGCAAAATTCGGGGGCGAAATTGGAAGTTAACGAGTTGTTCCCGCAAAGGGCGAATATTTCAGCTGCACAGATTATATCTAACAAGCAAATAAAGCTACAAGTTTGGGAACGTGGAGCCGGTGAAACAAAAGCTTGCGGAACAGGGGCTTGTGCTGCGGTTGTGGCTGCAAATTTAAGGGGACTGGTCGAGCAGGACGTTGAAGTTAATCTGCCCGGTGGAGATTTACAGATTAGTTACATAAACGGCAGGGTTAATATGACCGGAGCCGTAGCAACTGTTTTTAAAGGTATTTTGCTATGA
- a CDS encoding prepilin-type N-terminal cleavage/methylation domain-containing protein, with protein sequence MKKEQSGFSLVELSVSIVIIGFIIAAIVQGKNILDNAQIRSIISQFSEHQTSANSFKLKYLQYPGDFNEAVEHWDIGTNDIEDGNGDGKIQFIQGGVYEGYRAWQHLTYARMTKANYLGTETTGAAQLESDIPKSNQIGGFVFEYGLLSMTSGNVIALGIPLASTTTINLGSSLTAQQAFAIDNKSDGGNPSTGKVRAIEGSGSTAGTCVDANGAGTANDLYNISSGGKNCIIGISFGDTP encoded by the coding sequence ATGAAAAAAGAACAGAGTGGATTTTCGTTAGTTGAGTTATCTGTGTCAATTGTCATTATAGGCTTTATAATCGCAGCCATAGTGCAAGGCAAAAACATACTCGACAATGCTCAAATTCGTTCTATTATCAGTCAATTTTCCGAACATCAAACATCAGCGAATAGCTTTAAGTTAAAGTACCTACAATATCCGGGCGACTTTAACGAAGCCGTTGAACACTGGGATATAGGGACTAATGATATTGAAGACGGCAATGGCGACGGAAAAATTCAATTCATTCAAGGTGGGGTATATGAAGGCTATAGGGCTTGGCAACACCTTACATACGCCAGAATGACAAAGGCTAATTATTTAGGAACGGAAACGACCGGAGCCGCTCAACTTGAATCTGACATTCCCAAATCCAATCAAATAGGCGGATTCGTATTTGAATACGGACTATTATCAATGACAAGCGGCAATGTAATTGCACTTGGAATACCGCTTGCGTCTACTACAACAATTAATTTAGGCAGCTCACTAACCGCTCAACAAGCATTTGCGATTGATAACAAATCAGACGGAGGAAACCCTTCAACAGGAAAGGTAAGGGCTATTGAGGGCAGCGGCTCTACTGCGGGAACATGCGTAGATGCTAACGGTGCGGGAACAGCTAACGATCTGTATAATATAAGTTCTGGGGGCAAGAATTGTATTATAGGTATATCTTTTGGCGACACGCCTTAA